From a region of the Leptospira kmetyi serovar Malaysia str. Bejo-Iso9 genome:
- a CDS encoding DUF736 family protein, translating into MAEYALKEKKGSLFSNATKEKETQPDYTGKVLLDGKTYRLAGWIRKSATGKNYLSLSLSEPNPEKKSEGNSVSAETDGNDFTDIEEDFPF; encoded by the coding sequence ATGGCGGAATACGCACTCAAGGAAAAGAAGGGAAGTCTCTTCAGCAACGCGACCAAGGAAAAGGAAACCCAGCCCGATTATACAGGAAAGGTTCTTCTCGACGGAAAGACCTATCGACTCGCGGGTTGGATCCGAAAATCCGCAACGGGGAAGAATTATCTTTCTCTCAGCCTTTCCGAACCGAATCCGGAAAAAAAATCCGAAGGAAATTCCGTATCGGCCGAAACCGACGGCAATGACTTTACGGATATAGAGGAAGATTTTCCGTTTTGA
- a CDS encoding LemA family protein, whose product MKTKILTKSFLTIALTLAALVSSNCGYNTIQEEDEAVTASWAEVLNQYQRRADLIPNLVNTVKGYAAQEEKVLTEVTRARAGVGSIQADEKTLNNPELFKKYAQAQSQMTSALSRLLVVAENYPQLKSNENFRDLQAQLEGTENRITVARNRYIQAVQKYNITIRQFPSNLTAKFFGFETKPSFTVENEKEISKPPEVKF is encoded by the coding sequence TTGAAAACGAAAATTCTTACCAAGTCGTTTCTGACGATCGCGCTTACGCTCGCGGCTCTCGTTTCGTCCAACTGCGGTTACAATACAATCCAGGAAGAGGACGAGGCCGTGACCGCGTCTTGGGCCGAGGTTCTCAACCAATATCAGAGAAGAGCGGATCTGATTCCCAATCTGGTCAACACGGTGAAAGGTTACGCGGCTCAAGAAGAGAAAGTGTTAACCGAAGTGACGCGGGCAAGAGCCGGAGTCGGTTCGATTCAAGCGGACGAAAAAACGCTGAACAACCCCGAACTTTTTAAAAAATACGCGCAGGCTCAGTCGCAGATGACTTCCGCGCTTTCCCGATTGCTCGTGGTCGCAGAAAATTATCCGCAGTTGAAATCCAACGAGAACTTCCGCGATCTTCAGGCGCAACTCGAAGGGACGGAGAATCGAATCACGGTTGCAAGAAACAGATACATTCAAGCCGTACAAAAATACAATATTACGATCCGCCAATTTCCGAGCAACTTGACCGCGAAATTTTTCGGATTCGAAACAAAACCTTCCTTTACGGTCGAAAACGAAAAGGAAATCTCCAAACCTCCGGAAGTTAAATTTTAA
- a CDS encoding TPM domain-containing protein, translated as MIRIGFGILRFILLFLIVTGWNLKTANSSPIFFREEWRSEDPPIPLLLTQITDTTSTLTDLQKSRLTSTLVAFEKRKGSQIAVLVVGSTLDWSIEEYAVKVFETWKLGRKDIRDGVLMVVAIQDHKTRIEVGYGLEGALPDVICKRIIEDFMIPHFRNGDYNQGIVEGVARIIERIDGEELPAASGRVAGSDSGSSSSTEGPELPNHLVTAFIILVVLGKLFGFLFGNGLSGGIGAVLFVILGLFWSITLWLLIPGAFLLWFFVLANGGGMGSSSSWGSSSGGGGSWSGGGGSSGGGGASGSW; from the coding sequence ATGATTCGTATCGGATTCGGAATCCTTCGATTTATTCTTTTATTTCTGATCGTAACGGGTTGGAACCTGAAAACCGCGAATTCTTCCCCGATTTTTTTCAGGGAAGAATGGAGGTCGGAGGACCCTCCGATTCCTCTCCTACTTACTCAGATCACGGACACGACTTCCACGTTGACCGATCTTCAAAAATCCAGACTGACAAGCACGTTAGTCGCCTTTGAAAAAAGAAAAGGAAGTCAGATCGCGGTTCTTGTCGTCGGTTCGACCTTGGATTGGAGCATCGAAGAATACGCCGTAAAGGTTTTCGAAACCTGGAAGTTGGGACGCAAGGATATACGGGACGGAGTTCTGATGGTCGTCGCGATTCAAGATCATAAAACGAGAATCGAAGTCGGTTACGGACTCGAAGGCGCGTTGCCGGACGTGATCTGCAAACGGATCATAGAGGATTTTATGATTCCCCATTTCAGAAACGGAGATTATAATCAAGGGATCGTCGAAGGGGTCGCAAGAATCATAGAACGAATCGACGGAGAAGAACTTCCGGCCGCAAGCGGCCGGGTCGCCGGATCGGATTCGGGATCTTCCTCCTCGACGGAAGGACCGGAACTTCCGAATCATCTCGTCACCGCGTTCATCATTCTCGTGGTTCTCGGAAAGTTGTTCGGATTTCTTTTCGGAAACGGTTTGTCCGGCGGAATCGGCGCCGTTCTTTTCGTGATCTTAGGTTTGTTTTGGTCCATCACGCTTTGGCTTTTGATACCGGGCGCATTCTTACTTTGGTTTTTCGTACTCGCAAACGGAGGAGGAATGGGTTCCTCTTCTTCTTGGGGATCTTCCTCGGGCGGAGGCGGTTCCTGGAGCGGAGGCGGCGGCAGTTCGGGCGGGGGCGGAGCCTCCGGAAGCTGGTAA
- a CDS encoding TPM domain-containing protein: MINQNTTERSTLGRIWIHGLESFFSAFSLNPDKSKSYRFKKYFSATDLSKIESAVAKSETLHNGEIKVVLEGGLPVFRVISGLTAKQRATELFSEKKVWDTEENTGILIYVQLTDRKIELLADRGIYKKIGQSTLDEICDRMQNGFRNGNYLESILTCVDTFTQLLQKHFPPGKRNPNELSDRPEVI; this comes from the coding sequence ATGATAAATCAAAATACTACCGAACGATCGACCCTGGGAAGAATTTGGATTCACGGATTGGAATCCTTCTTTTCCGCATTCTCCCTAAATCCGGATAAATCGAAATCGTATCGTTTCAAAAAATATTTTAGTGCGACGGATTTAAGCAAGATCGAATCCGCGGTCGCAAAATCGGAAACGCTTCACAATGGAGAAATCAAGGTCGTATTGGAAGGCGGACTTCCGGTGTTTCGGGTGATTTCCGGTCTTACCGCAAAACAAAGAGCGACGGAACTTTTTTCCGAAAAAAAAGTATGGGACACGGAAGAGAACACGGGGATTTTAATCTATGTTCAGCTTACGGATCGAAAGATCGAACTTTTGGCCGACCGGGGAATCTACAAAAAGATCGGACAATCCACGTTAGACGAAATTTGTGATCGAATGCAGAACGGTTTTCGAAACGGAAATTATCTGGAAAGTATTCTTACCTGCGTGGATACGTTTACGCAACTTCTTCAAAAACATTTTCCTCCCGGAAAACGGAATCCGAACGAACTGAGCGACCGACCCGAAGTGATCTAA
- a CDS encoding SufE family protein, which translates to MNSVADVQKEIVSEFSECTDWQERYQLLIEMGDELNAIPDSAKTSERLVPGCQSRVWIVSEEKDGKIEFQADSDSAITRGMIALLIRVFSGRTREEIKNASLEFLKEIGLDKHLSMSRRNGLYSMVNILRNS; encoded by the coding sequence ATGAATAGCGTTGCGGACGTTCAGAAAGAAATCGTTTCCGAATTTTCGGAATGTACGGATTGGCAGGAACGTTATCAACTTCTGATCGAAATGGGAGACGAACTGAACGCGATTCCCGATTCCGCAAAAACTTCGGAACGTTTGGTTCCGGGTTGTCAGTCCCGAGTTTGGATCGTTTCCGAAGAAAAGGACGGCAAGATAGAATTTCAAGCCGACAGCGACTCCGCGATCACGCGCGGTATGATCGCGCTTCTCATCCGCGTTTTTTCGGGACGAACTCGCGAAGAAATCAAAAACGCATCTCTCGAATTTTTAAAGGAGATCGGACTCGACAAACATCTTTCCATGTCGAGAAGAAACGGTCTCTATTCCATGGTCAATATTCTCCGCAACAGCTGA
- a CDS encoding zinc-dependent alcohol dehydrogenase family protein has protein sequence MKVYEIQNQFGLENLKIADRPDPTPGHGEVLVRFRAASLNYRDYLMAIGKYNPKQKLPLIPLSDGAGEIAEVGPGVTKWKVGDKICANFAQTWLDGAPDHRMLKSTLGGPLDGTLCQYRIFPEEGIVPMPENLSFAEAATLPCAALTAYTAIVTHGNIQPGATIVVQGTGGVSIFALQFAKMMGCRVIATSSSDEKLEKCKALGADELINYNEKPNWEKEVRKITDMKGADLVIEVGGAGTLQKSISSTKPWGTIALIGVLAGGESNNLSLFPILMQGIRIQGIIVGSKRNFEDMNIAIGTNKIKPVVDETFSFEEAPMAFETLKSGKHFGKVCIEI, from the coding sequence ATGAAAGTTTATGAAATTCAAAATCAATTCGGATTGGAGAATTTAAAAATCGCGGATCGCCCCGATCCGACTCCCGGACACGGAGAAGTTCTCGTTCGTTTTAGAGCCGCTTCCTTAAACTACAGGGATTATCTGATGGCGATCGGAAAGTATAATCCGAAACAAAAACTTCCGTTGATTCCTCTTTCGGACGGAGCCGGAGAAATCGCGGAAGTCGGTCCCGGCGTCACCAAATGGAAAGTCGGAGATAAGATTTGCGCGAACTTCGCTCAGACTTGGTTGGACGGCGCGCCGGATCATAGAATGCTTAAGAGCACCCTCGGCGGACCTCTCGATGGAACTCTTTGTCAGTATAGAATTTTTCCGGAAGAAGGAATCGTTCCAATGCCCGAGAATCTTTCCTTCGCCGAAGCCGCCACTCTTCCCTGTGCGGCGCTCACCGCTTACACCGCGATCGTAACGCACGGAAACATTCAACCGGGGGCGACCATAGTGGTTCAAGGAACCGGAGGAGTTTCCATATTCGCATTACAATTCGCTAAAATGATGGGATGCAGAGTCATCGCAACTTCTTCGAGCGACGAAAAACTCGAAAAGTGCAAGGCGCTCGGCGCGGACGAACTCATCAACTACAACGAAAAACCGAACTGGGAAAAAGAAGTCCGTAAAATCACGGATATGAAAGGAGCCGATCTCGTCATCGAAGTCGGCGGCGCGGGAACTCTGCAAAAATCCATCTCAAGCACGAAACCTTGGGGAACGATCGCGTTGATCGGAGTATTAGCCGGTGGAGAAAGCAACAACTTATCCCTCTTCCCGATTCTCATGCAGGGAATCCGCATCCAAGGAATCATCGTAGGAAGCAAAAGAAATTTCGAAGACATGAACATCGCGATCGGCACGAACAAAATCAAACCGGTCGTAGACGAAACGTTCTCCTTCGAGGAAGCTCCGATGGCGTTCGAAACTCTGAAGTCCGGAAAACATTTCGGCAAGGTTTGTATCGAAATTTAA
- a CDS encoding methionine ABC transporter permease, with protein sequence MNLIFENLPMDEFAKAFVQTFWMVGISLSISILFGIPLGLLIYLTDKGIFIRNRIVHSVLNTIANVVRSVPFVILLVALLPLTQWITGTTIGPIAASVPLSVAAIPFLARLVESALREIPEGVLEASVATGASLTLIIREILIPEALPGIVAGITLTTVSLLGFSAMAGIVGGGGIGDLAIRFGYYRYEDGIMFATVAILVILVQLIQWTGDKIRRKTDKRAG encoded by the coding sequence ATGAATCTAATATTCGAAAATCTTCCGATGGACGAATTCGCAAAGGCATTTGTCCAAACGTTTTGGATGGTGGGAATTTCGCTTTCCATTTCGATTCTTTTCGGAATTCCTCTCGGACTTCTGATTTATCTGACCGACAAGGGAATTTTTATCCGCAATAGAATCGTTCATTCCGTTTTGAACACGATTGCAAACGTGGTTCGCTCGGTTCCGTTCGTGATTCTTTTGGTCGCGCTTCTTCCCTTGACTCAATGGATCACCGGAACCACGATCGGGCCGATCGCGGCTTCGGTTCCTTTGTCCGTTGCGGCGATTCCATTCTTAGCAAGACTTGTGGAATCCGCTCTTCGAGAAATTCCGGAAGGGGTTTTGGAAGCGTCGGTCGCGACGGGAGCCAGCCTAACATTGATTATACGAGAGATTCTGATTCCGGAAGCGTTACCCGGAATCGTCGCTGGAATCACTTTGACCACGGTCAGTCTTTTGGGTTTTTCGGCGATGGCGGGAATCGTGGGCGGAGGAGGGATCGGAGACCTCGCCATCCGTTTCGGTTATTACCGTTACGAGGACGGAATCATGTTCGCTACGGTCGCGATTCTCGTGATTTTAGTGCAACTGATCCAGTGGACCGGAGATAAGATCCGCAGAAAAACGGACAAACGCGCGGGTTAA
- a CDS encoding methionine ABC transporter ATP-binding protein — protein sequence MSRIPFLEFKEVSKTFSLGKGNTFSAVDRVSLEIEKGEIFGIIGTTGAGKSTLLRFPNLLERPDGGRILLDGSDITDLQGKNLRRHRQKIGMVFQQFHLASNRTVFDNIAFPLKVSGTGKAEIARRVRELLTLVEIPEKETVYPAQLSGGQKQRVGIARALANHPELLLCDEPTSALDPETTRSILKLLKQIRETLSITILVVTHEMEVVREICDRTAIMDRGKIVELDDTHSFFANPKSEAAKKILGSFYDSKTFAENRIP from the coding sequence ATGTCGCGCATTCCTTTTTTAGAATTTAAAGAAGTCTCCAAAACCTTTTCCTTAGGAAAGGGAAACACCTTTTCGGCCGTGGACCGCGTAAGTCTCGAAATCGAAAAGGGAGAAATTTTCGGCATCATCGGAACGACCGGAGCCGGAAAGAGCACTCTATTACGTTTTCCTAATTTATTGGAACGACCGGATGGAGGTCGTATTCTTTTGGACGGTTCGGACATCACCGATCTTCAAGGTAAGAATTTAAGACGGCACAGACAAAAGATCGGAATGGTTTTCCAGCAGTTTCATCTCGCGTCCAATCGAACCGTATTCGATAACATCGCGTTTCCTTTAAAGGTCTCCGGAACCGGCAAAGCGGAAATCGCGAGAAGGGTGCGTGAACTTTTGACCTTGGTGGAAATCCCCGAAAAGGAAACCGTTTATCCCGCGCAACTCAGCGGCGGTCAAAAACAAAGGGTGGGAATCGCAAGGGCTTTGGCCAATCATCCCGAACTTTTGTTATGCGACGAGCCTACTTCGGCGCTCGATCCGGAAACGACCCGATCCATATTAAAACTTTTGAAACAGATCCGCGAAACCCTTTCGATTACGATTTTGGTGGTAACGCACGAAATGGAAGTGGTCCGGGAAATCTGTGATCGAACCGCGATCATGGATCGTGGAAAAATCGTGGAACTCGATGATACGCATTCTTTTTTTGCGAACCCTAAGTCGGAAGCCGCCAAAAAGATTCTCGGATCCTTTTACGATTCCAAAACTTTCGCGGAGAATCGTATTCCATGA
- a CDS encoding MetQ/NlpA family ABC transporter substrate-binding protein, which produces MKSIRLGLILLSASIFFSTAVCKKAGAPQLPGDRKSLKIGICPGPYGDLLKKAVFPNLIKKGYKIEIVEFSDYIQPNLALENGDIDANLFQHTVYLNKFSKDKNLNLSPIVSVPTAPMAIFAGKSKTVQAVPNGGTITLPNDPTNQLRALKLFQELGLLKVSPDANPAKVSLADVTDNPKKLDLRPLEAAQLPRSLESAELAAVNGNFAIASGLDLTKAIKLETLAEEHKNILVVRSNEKDVPFAKDLIESVHSPEFAKVIDTDFQGFQKPDWLLNKK; this is translated from the coding sequence ATGAAATCCATTCGACTCGGTTTGATTCTTTTATCGGCTTCGATTTTCTTTTCGACCGCCGTTTGTAAAAAGGCGGGCGCGCCCCAACTTCCAGGCGATCGCAAATCCTTAAAGATCGGAATTTGCCCCGGACCCTACGGAGACCTTTTGAAAAAGGCGGTGTTCCCGAATCTGATCAAGAAGGGTTATAAGATCGAGATCGTGGAATTCAGCGATTATATCCAACCGAATCTTGCATTAGAAAACGGTGATATAGACGCGAACCTTTTCCAACATACCGTTTATCTGAATAAGTTTTCCAAGGATAAGAATCTGAATCTTTCTCCGATCGTTTCGGTTCCAACCGCGCCGATGGCGATTTTCGCCGGAAAGAGTAAAACGGTTCAAGCGGTTCCGAACGGAGGAACGATCACTCTTCCGAACGACCCGACCAATCAGTTGAGAGCGTTGAAGTTGTTTCAAGAATTAGGATTATTGAAAGTGTCTCCGGATGCGAATCCCGCAAAGGTTTCGCTTGCGGACGTGACCGACAATCCGAAAAAACTCGATCTGCGTCCTCTGGAAGCCGCTCAACTTCCGAGATCTCTGGAAAGCGCGGAACTCGCCGCCGTGAACGGAAATTTTGCGATCGCTTCCGGTTTGGATCTGACAAAGGCGATCAAATTGGAAACCCTCGCGGAAGAACACAAGAACATCCTCGTGGTTCGTTCCAACGAAAAAGACGTTCCTTTCGCTAAGGATCTGATCGAGTCCGTTCATTCTCCCGAGTTTGCAAAGGTGATCGACACGGACTTTCAAGGCTTTCAAAAACCGGATTGGCTTTTGAACAAGAAGTAA
- a CDS encoding YeeE/YedE family protein — MDVDLLELSSIEAGKDLPNPGGIGKILSGTLFLLLLATAYWFHSSESFGREFSVSVLAGSALGFVMQRSRFCFFCNFRDYYREKDPRGTLGILTAIAVSTIGTFAVFEAWIPSPNAGYLPPNAFVGPVHVHLLLGGFSFGLGMVVSGSCISGHLYRIAEGSFGSIPTLVGVVFGFILGFLTWNSFYSLWIAEAPVIWLPQRLGYAGSLLLILFVLAVSAFAISRNGIVPDAKKESNETLHSYGNQFPNVLFEGRWPSWIGGILVGLISILYYLRVRPLGVTSELGRISRTLASSFGILPDRLYGLDSIAGCATKQEVHALTINAVFTLSLIAGSFVSSLASSQFHFSIPELPGRKTLIYWFGGIFLGWGACVSVGCTFGAFFSGISAGSLSGFVFAFGLIPGILFGNRLVNGGDRKF, encoded by the coding sequence ATGGACGTGGATCTTCTCGAACTGAGTTCGATCGAAGCCGGAAAGGATTTACCAAATCCCGGAGGAATCGGAAAGATTCTTTCGGGGACGTTGTTTCTCCTTCTTCTGGCGACGGCGTATTGGTTTCATTCTTCCGAAAGTTTCGGAAGGGAGTTTTCGGTGAGCGTGCTGGCGGGTTCCGCACTCGGGTTTGTGATGCAGAGATCGAGGTTCTGTTTCTTCTGCAATTTTCGGGATTATTACCGGGAGAAGGATCCAAGAGGGACGCTCGGAATTTTGACGGCGATCGCAGTTTCCACGATCGGCACCTTCGCGGTGTTCGAGGCGTGGATTCCTTCACCTAACGCGGGTTATCTTCCGCCGAACGCTTTCGTCGGGCCGGTTCACGTTCATCTTTTGCTCGGAGGTTTTTCCTTCGGGTTGGGAATGGTCGTTTCCGGTTCGTGCATCAGCGGTCATCTGTATCGGATCGCGGAAGGTTCGTTCGGTTCGATCCCCACGTTAGTCGGCGTTGTGTTCGGATTTATTCTCGGCTTTTTAACCTGGAATTCCTTTTACAGTCTTTGGATCGCGGAGGCCCCGGTGATCTGGTTGCCGCAACGTCTCGGTTATGCGGGAAGTCTGCTTTTGATTCTTTTCGTTCTTGCTGTCTCCGCGTTTGCGATTTCCCGAAACGGAATCGTTCCCGATGCAAAAAAAGAATCGAACGAAACCTTACATTCTTACGGAAATCAGTTTCCAAACGTTCTGTTCGAAGGTCGTTGGCCTTCTTGGATCGGAGGAATCTTAGTGGGTTTGATTTCGATTCTTTATTATCTTCGGGTTCGTCCTTTGGGCGTGACTTCCGAGTTGGGGAGAATTTCCAGAACTCTTGCGAGCTCGTTCGGAATTCTTCCGGATCGTCTTTACGGTTTGGATTCGATCGCGGGTTGCGCGACAAAACAAGAGGTTCACGCTTTGACGATCAACGCGGTCTTTACGCTTTCTTTGATCGCGGGTTCTTTCGTTTCCTCTTTGGCCTCTTCTCAATTTCATTTTTCGATTCCGGAATTGCCGGGCAGAAAAACTTTGATCTATTGGTTCGGAGGAATTTTTTTAGGCTGGGGCGCCTGCGTTTCTGTGGGTTGCACCTTCGGCGCTTTTTTTTCGGGAATCTCAGCCGGTTCGCTTTCCGGTTTTGTGTTTGCGTTCGGTTTAATTCCGGGAATTCTTTTTGGGAATCGTCTTGTGAACGGCGGAGATAGAAAATTTTAG
- a CDS encoding sulfurtransferase yields MKRSWLSFVLILLFPIGALFAGADEVLVSTDWLLQNLENPKVKIVEVSVDPGVYEKGHIKGALNFRWHTDLVDQPRRDIVSAEKFSKLLSSSGISNDSIVVLYGDNNNWFATWGAWIFSLYGHKDVRILNGGRKKWELDKKPFSTETPSVAASVYKISSENKKLRAKLPDVLKAVDSKNKTVLLDIRSPDEYSGKIIAPSGIQELAIRAGHVPGAVNVPWAKAVNAEDGTFKSVVDLKKLYAEVGVDGSKPVIVYCRIGERSSHSWFVLAKLLGYDAKQYDGSWTEYGNAVGVPIDNPSGTVWTGK; encoded by the coding sequence ATGAAGCGAAGTTGGCTTTCATTCGTTTTGATTCTGCTCTTTCCGATCGGTGCTTTGTTTGCCGGAGCCGACGAGGTTCTCGTCAGCACGGATTGGCTGTTGCAAAATTTAGAAAATCCTAAAGTAAAAATCGTGGAAGTAAGCGTGGATCCGGGTGTGTATGAAAAAGGACATATCAAGGGCGCGTTGAATTTTCGTTGGCATACCGATCTCGTGGATCAACCGAGAAGGGACATTGTCTCCGCAGAAAAATTCTCCAAACTTCTTTCCTCTTCGGGAATCTCGAACGATTCCATTGTGGTTCTTTACGGAGATAACAACAATTGGTTCGCGACGTGGGGCGCGTGGATCTTTTCACTCTACGGTCATAAGGACGTTCGTATCTTAAACGGCGGACGTAAAAAATGGGAACTGGATAAGAAACCCTTCTCCACCGAAACTCCGAGCGTGGCCGCTTCCGTTTATAAAATCTCGAGCGAGAATAAAAAACTCAGAGCGAAACTTCCGGACGTTTTGAAAGCGGTGGACTCCAAAAACAAAACCGTTCTTTTAGATATTCGTTCTCCGGACGAATACAGCGGTAAGATCATCGCTCCTTCCGGGATTCAAGAACTTGCGATCCGCGCCGGCCATGTTCCGGGTGCGGTCAACGTTCCTTGGGCAAAGGCTGTGAACGCGGAAGACGGAACCTTTAAATCCGTCGTGGATCTGAAAAAGTTATACGCGGAAGTCGGAGTCGACGGAAGCAAGCCCGTGATCGTCTATTGCAGAATCGGAGAACGCTCCAGCCATTCCTGGTTCGTATTAGCAAAACTTTTGGGTTACGACGCGAAACAATACGACGGGTCTTGGACGGAATACGGAAACGCGGTGGGAGTTCCCATCGACAATCCGTCCGGAACCGTGTGGACCGGAAAATAA
- a CDS encoding TauD/TfdA family dioxygenase produces MATKTLSKPKSKNKTQSKPKSKTTSAKNIKPKSSPSLSKGFLDSKNPLPVVYQPNTLDQKSKESLIRWIKTNKRALTEDLKEYGAILFRGFDVSSPQDFEDVIFNVDSNLKNNYLGTSPRNQVTKYAFTATELPPAYPIMQHAEMSFLDSPPRKLFFYCGKAPGKFGETPITDLRKVLNEVPSSIREKFEKERIRYSRVYDGPSKQSRFQFWKTKRWDEMFQTKDRDEVEKISKKQNFKVEWFGQDNLRLINTTLAIRKHPEFKFPAWHNHSQVFHIDAARKEYWRIFARQKTVRGFFVGLTLEILTFIKKLTTKTEYLDTHCTYGDGQEISSRELKQIQDAFWNNISLFSWKNGDVLVIDNYSVSHGRHPFSGPREIYVAWAD; encoded by the coding sequence ATGGCAACCAAAACCTTATCCAAGCCCAAATCGAAAAACAAAACGCAATCTAAACCGAAATCTAAAACGACTTCCGCAAAAAATATTAAACCGAAATCCTCGCCTTCCTTATCCAAGGGATTTCTCGATTCTAAAAATCCTCTTCCGGTCGTTTATCAACCGAATACATTGGATCAAAAAAGCAAAGAATCTCTGATCCGTTGGATCAAGACTAACAAACGCGCGTTAACCGAAGATTTGAAAGAATACGGGGCAATCTTATTTCGGGGATTCGACGTTTCCTCTCCTCAAGATTTCGAGGACGTGATATTCAACGTGGATTCCAATCTGAAGAATAATTATCTCGGAACTTCTCCGCGAAACCAAGTGACGAAGTATGCGTTTACCGCGACGGAACTTCCGCCAGCGTATCCGATCATGCAACACGCCGAGATGAGCTTTTTGGATTCTCCGCCGAGAAAACTTTTCTTTTATTGCGGCAAGGCTCCGGGCAAGTTCGGGGAAACTCCGATCACCGATCTGAGAAAGGTTTTGAACGAAGTGCCTTCTTCCATTCGCGAAAAATTCGAAAAGGAAAGAATCCGTTATTCGAGAGTTTACGACGGACCATCCAAACAATCCCGTTTTCAATTTTGGAAAACCAAACGTTGGGACGAAATGTTCCAAACGAAAGATCGGGACGAAGTGGAAAAGATTTCCAAAAAACAAAACTTCAAAGTGGAATGGTTCGGTCAGGACAACCTGAGATTGATCAACACTACATTAGCGATTCGTAAACATCCCGAGTTTAAGTTTCCGGCATGGCACAACCATTCTCAGGTGTTTCATATCGACGCGGCTCGTAAAGAGTACTGGAGAATTTTCGCGCGTCAAAAAACGGTTCGCGGATTTTTCGTAGGTCTCACTCTCGAGATTCTAACCTTTATCAAAAAGCTCACCACTAAAACGGAATATCTCGATACGCATTGCACATACGGAGACGGTCAAGAAATTTCAAGCAGGGAATTGAAACAGATTCAGGACGCGTTCTGGAACAACATCTCCCTTTTCTCTTGGAAAAACGGGGACGTGTTGGTGATCGACAACTATTCCGTTTCGCACGGAAGACATCCGTTTTCCGGTCCGAGAGAAATTTACGTGGCTTGGGCGGATTAA
- a CDS encoding bile acid:sodium symporter family protein produces MHELDAVRINFNENGLALLNLLLGLIMYGIALELKLEDFKLLFERPKASLTGILSQFVLFPFATYLLLWILNPPPGVALGMLLVAACPGGNISNFITLLAKGNTALSISLTAFSSALAIFATPFNFFFWGNLYPPVHAALKEISLNPWDVFKAILVILVIPIILGLLTKRYLPKVTAKIEKPIKILSALIFAAFLVIALAANFQIFLKVIHRVFLYVFLMNSVGFLLGYYFAKLMRLDEKDARCISIETGIQNSGLGLVLIFAFFGGQGSMAIIAATWGIWHAIAGVTLAWFWSKRTASLNVQAISKGY; encoded by the coding sequence ATGCACGAGTTGGACGCAGTTCGGATTAATTTCAACGAAAACGGTTTAGCTTTATTGAATCTTCTTTTGGGATTGATCATGTATGGGATCGCTCTCGAACTTAAATTGGAAGATTTTAAACTGCTTTTTGAAAGACCGAAGGCGTCCCTCACGGGAATTCTTTCCCAGTTCGTTCTTTTTCCGTTCGCGACGTATCTTCTGCTTTGGATTTTAAACCCGCCGCCCGGAGTCGCTCTTGGAATGCTTCTTGTTGCGGCTTGTCCCGGAGGAAACATTTCGAACTTCATTACGCTTCTCGCAAAGGGAAACACGGCTCTTTCCATTTCGTTGACCGCGTTTTCTTCCGCGCTCGCGATCTTTGCGACGCCTTTTAATTTTTTCTTTTGGGGAAATTTATATCCTCCGGTTCACGCGGCTTTAAAGGAAATCTCCCTCAATCCTTGGGACGTATTTAAGGCGATCCTCGTGATCTTGGTAATCCCGATCATCCTCGGTCTTTTGACAAAAAGATATTTACCGAAGGTCACTGCAAAGATCGAAAAGCCGATCAAAATTCTTTCCGCTTTGATCTTCGCGGCGTTTTTAGTCATCGCTCTTGCGGCCAATTTCCAGATCTTTTTAAAGGTGATTCATAGAGTCTTTCTTTACGTTTTTCTAATGAACTCGGTGGGATTTCTCCTGGGTTATTACTTCGCAAAACTCATGCGACTCGACGAAAAGGACGCTCGTTGTATATCCATCGAAACCGGAATTCAAAACTCGGGGCTCGGCCTTGTGTTGATCTTCGCGTTTTTCGGAGGTCAGGGAAGTATGGCCATCATCGCCGCAACCTGGGGAATTTGGCACGCGATCGCGGGTGTGACTCTCGCTTGGTTCTGGTCCAAGAGAACGGCTTCGTTAAACGTTCAAGCGATTTCGAAAGGTTATTGA